Sequence from the Montipora foliosa isolate CH-2021 chromosome 12, ASM3666993v2, whole genome shotgun sequence genome:
ttcaaTTCAAAGGAGGATGTTTGAAGTCAAGAAATTGCAGAAAGCTCTGAAAAGTACACATCTTTTGTAAATCTCTGAAATCACTGCCTGGGACTTAATGGAGCTTCATAATAATACAGAATCTTCTGGTGAGTGATCTCCtttatattataaaatatgTTTATATCTTGTTGTCAGTGGCAGCTTTAATCTTAAAAAGCATTATACTAAAACtacacttttaaaaaaattccagcaCTCAACAAAGTGTCAGCATGGTCAGGCAACAAGGATGAAACAGGTGCAATGTTACAAAATACATGATATTGCGCGTGtacataaataaaattattatcttcagggtttcaataaaatttctaCAAGAAGGTAATTTTAACAAAAAGAGACCTGCAGGATAACAATATTCTACAAGGCTTTGAGCTAATAGGTGGTGCCGGTGCCCAGGGAGGAATTTTAAGcctttaaatatatttttaattatcatGATCTGGCAAACCAAGCTGATTACTTCACTTACTCATAAGGCTTTTTCTTGGCCTGTTTATGAATATGCATGTGTCGCTTTAAATAGACTGCATTGATAAACTCCTTCGAACACAAATCACATGTGACTACTGACTCCCGTGTATGCAAAAGTCTGTGAGCTTTCAAGTTATCTCGTCGCGTAAAAGCTGAACCACAATCATCACACACAAACTTCTTATCATTCCTGTGTCCTGCTATGTGGCGCTTAAGGTCTGCACTTTTGACAAATGCTCGATCACACTCTGTGCACTTGTGTCGTCTGTCCCCTGTTGATGAAAACACCATATGCATATTAAGTGTAAGGTGCACTAAAGCCCATCCTTACTGAAAATGTTATTGGTGTCATGTTATTACGTATTTTCTGTGTGTAAACTTATCAACTATCACTAAATAATCTTAGAATCTTATTGGCTGGAGGAAAAGAACCCTTAgctatacattaattttttgtcttattttcttGTGCAAAGAGTTCCGCTTATTACTGTGTGTGTGTCTACTATGTAAATTGCACATACAAATTCTAGATATAAAGATTTAAAAATAACATTGTTGAAGCCagtcaaaaattattgaaattaaTGTTATATTATGCATCATACATGGACCACCAGCGTCTCCCTCGGCAGCTACTCTACTCACAGGTATGTGAGGGCAAACGCAATCAGGTTAGACCTAGGCTTCTATTTAAAGACACTGTAAAAAGAAACTTGGAGAAGTTGGACATAGACAGGAGTTCCTGGCAGCAGAAGGCAAAGGACCGAGCTGTGTGGAGGAATCTGATCATTCAGACCTAAATGAAACAGCCATTGTCGCCCACGACAGGCTGctatggtgatgatgatgatgcatcATACAGCTCCAAGTAGACCTTCCACATTATGGGTGCTTGATTACTTAACATACCAATGTGATACTTGATGTGTGACTTGATACACCCTTTGGTTCTGAACTCTTTCCCACAGAATTCAcacttgtattgtttttcttgCACATGAATAGCCTTATGAATTGTAAGTTCGCTGGAAGTTCTAAAACCTTTCTGGCATTGCTATgacaaaagaaatgaagaagTCAAAAAAAGGGCTTCCTCCCAATAATTTCAGAGATTATGCTGCTAGCTGGTTTTTTCTGCtttagttaacccattgacatccaaactggccgaaaccggccagacttagtattttagtctgtctaacgccagacaattttactcgtccatggggaacccctgggagtcaatgggttgacTGCATGGAGTTGATCAATGACCATTTTAACATACTTGCATACTCTCTTTCATTTCACCCTAGATAGACCCATACCTGTACATTGTAACTTTGCATTTTGAGGTGACCAAATGTTTAATTTAAGTATATCCTTTTTCATTTataaattttcctttctttcttaaactgcaagcagtctctcttttacATGTGCTTTAGAATTATTGAAATGATTCTAGAACTTTCAATGACTGAAGCATAAACAGGGCAaaaaacttttatttcattCCACTTGTCCATTGGACGAGTAACGTTGAGAATTTGGTTGTCCGAAAGTTAAATTCACTTGTCCAAAACATTCATTTAAGTGAATaacaaaatatcattaaaaaatGTAGAAATTGTATAATATAATCTGTTTTGTACCAAATCTCAAGTGATTGTCTTAACAGTTATTTCAATTTCTGTTGTTCTTTGCACTATTTAATACAACACCACTTCATACACACATACCATTCATATGAAAAAACCATTCATACACACATCGGGGATCACTCACATTCTTTATGCACATGTACAATACACCACTTGAGAAAATGCAGCCCCTGTATGAGGCATTAAAATTGCTATCTAAGATGAAACACATAAGTCCTGGCCATATTCTGAGGCTGTTTTCAAGGAAATgatctggcctcagttgttcaaaaggtggataacactatccaccggataaatcattatctACTGGATAAACATTAGTGAAAGCAATTGAGTTAtctagtggatagtgatttattcagtggatagcgctatccacccttcgaacaactggggcctgatgaTCACAAGACTTACTACAACTACACTTATCTTGCCACAACGGTAATCGCCTTGTTCAAGTGTTAATGAAGCCTTGTCTCAAACGAGGTCGTCATTTCCATATATCATGGAATATGAATCCCAGTCTTTACGGAAACAACAGAGCCAGATCATCTTGGAAAACAAAGGCGAAAACGGGTAAGTTGCCgtgaaaagaaaccaaaattcGCGAAACTCAGGATAGTTTACAAAGTCCAGAGGTGCTTGGGAACTCAGATCTCGGTAGAAAAGAACTTGTTTTTCCGGCAAACTCTACTCGTCGCATAGGACAAGTGCTTTTGGAAATCCACTCGTCCAAGATACAAGTCAGAGTACTCGTCTCGGATGGGCGGACGTGCAGAGGCTTTTTGCCCTGCTATGGGTCGCAAATATTGCAGGCGTTTGTCACCAACGCCTGCACTACccagtttcagccattttgaagtgttcatatgtttcaacaaattaaagcaaaagagagactacttgcagtgtatttctttctgaccattttaaaaataattataatactcTTGGTGTGAGAGGCAATAACTAAAGATGCCAAGACTCTGTAAAAATACTTTCCCTAAAACACAGTCAACTTTAGAGGGCAAACATGTGGCTCAGGCAGTCACCCCAGCCGCATGATAAAATTGAGCCGGGATGTCACAGAAACATTTTATGGAGCTTTGTATGTAGGATTTACCTATAgacaaaaaccagaaaaattcTGAATACTGCAATAAGCTCATGCATAAATTTAACACAACTGTATgtttacaataacttatcagtcaaGACTTCTATTTCTGAGTGTGTAACTAGATGAGTCCAGTTTTTCTCTCATAACATCTCCTCATGATTTCCAGCTGCATTCAATATCCTTTTCAGTGATAGAGAGTCTTTACAGACTGTTAATTTGTAATTACCTCACAAATGAAAGGTCTTGCATCTTGGTGACTTGTCTGGTGACGCCTGAGATCATTGTTGGTAAAGAACTTTTTGTCACATTTGTCACACCCAAACTTCCTGACTCGAGGGGTTgcttaaaacaatagaaatcacaATACAGTAAAACTTAAGAATTAATAGTTCCACCAAAACTCTAAAAGTAGACAGCTGTAAGTGCAATTTATCACAGTCATACAGTCTCTGTAACCACCCCACAGGTCAAACTGCAGGTGTATCAAGAATTCATTCCCACTCAGTGGACAATGACTGCATAATAACCTATTGCAAGCCGGTTAGGGTAGAGAGGATGGAAATGTGTCAAAGTAATTAGTTTGAAAAAGCTTCCCACTCTTCAGATTTGGTCATTTTGTTcctgttttgtcttttttttcaattgcaATCTTTTCAGAACTCATTTGATGTAATACTTTGAGCAATACTTCCTGGGTAGTCTGAAATGtataaatgaaaaaacaaattgcattcaaaaaacaataattattataaatttagTGCTCCTTAATCTTAACACCAACCTGGTCCTTTCAAAGACCTTTGTATATGTGCACCATCTATTTGCACCCCTGATACAATATCACCATAATCCACTTTCCTTTCACCAAGGATTTCCACCTCTGGATCTCCCCCTGTCTGAGTCATCAATTCTCTTATCAGTATGCTTTTTTTTCTATAAATCATTTTTGGACACTCATCAAAGTTTTCAGTTTCTGCTGAGCTAGCCATTTCTGGGTGAGTAATCTCTGACTTTGACTCCTCCACAAAGGATGGTAAGTCTGAAAACCCTTGATTTTGTAAACCTTGTGATGTCTGCACGGTGACTGACTGTGAGACATTGTCGATTGGGACATTTTCTCCAGAAGCAACAGACTGTGCAAGGACTAATGTCTGTGAAGTGCCACCTGGTGTGCTATATGAATGCTCTGAAGACAAAGGATTTGCTGATGCACATGGCTGCAAAATACAGCTAACATTTGGAGTGATTAAGGTACTCTCAGAAACTGTTAACTCCGTTGAACTATGAACAGGCTGATGATCATCACTTTGCGTCTGATTTGCTTGAACGTTCGCAAGTTCCAAAGCTTTCTCAATAACACCTTCTCTGGCAGATGTTTCTTGAGGAACAACATTCAAAGTGATAGGCTGTGCAAAGAACAGAGCATTTGCAAAAGGTGAAGAAGGATCAAGAACACTAGCAAGAGATGATGCTTCTCCTGAAACTGGCATGCCATTGGATCCTACTAAAAATAGAAGGGTTGGCTGGAGTCCACTGGACAAAGTCAGAGGAGGGGAAGGAGCAACTGGCAGCTGCACTGCATTACCCAGGGAATTCACATTAAGAAGAATGGGACTTTGCATCTGAGAGCCAGGGGAAACTTCAGCACATGGAAGCTCATTTGGGCAAGAAATGGCATTTTCACCCAAGCcggatgtacatgtactttgtggTTCTGGGGACTGATACTCAGAGGTGACCTCAGTACAATTTATGCTTGTTTGACCTTTCTGTAGTTTGAACTTTCTCTTGCTCAGCATAAAGCTGTTGAATTCTTTTGCCGCATGTGAAGTCATCTTTGTTGGTGATCCCTTGCGGTTGGCTTTTCTGCtaaacaacaaaatttgaatCACCaagcatgaaacaaaagtttaaaaaataaaaaacatgtGCATCAAACACCACCACAAAGGCAAAATCTGCTCATAGTCTTATATTAAATTGGAGTTTTACTAAATTTGAGTGGAACCAGACAAACTTTCAGCATGACAATTCTTTTAGGACCAACCCCTTCAAGGCTCGACAATAACGCTAGCCAATGGGGCTAGTAAATATTGTGAAGCAGTGGAGTtctggatgaaaacaaaaataaaaattatttcttatGGATAAGGCAAAAGGAGAGAATAGAAACTAACAACAGAAACTGTGAGCAGATTCTATGGAATTTACTGCCTTAAAAAAATgatactttgaaaaaaaaaaaaaaaaactccagaGGAAACCAACGCGGATTACAGTTTCCCCATGCCACGTTATGAATGATTAATCATGTGTGAAATAATGCGGGACTTCTCGGCTGCTGTTTCCATATGCGCGTAACTCTGTCGCAAACAATCGCAAGCACCTTCCAAGAGCTTGATCACAAACAGTTTACGTAAATGGAAACACCCTTTACGTTCATCCCCGATCAATTGCCGATAATCACAGATGATCGCAAACAAGACGCAAGAGATACAAAATTTTCTATTGTTACATCTTGTTGGCAAGGAGTAGCAATGCAAAAGCAAGGAACCAACGATATGGAAACACAATGGTAAACTGTTTCTGATTGTTTGCGATCAATCGACGCTATTTTTGTGTACAAGATACGTTTTGACGAATTAGAAGAAAGCATAAGTACCTAATGAAAATGGCGTCTGAGTACGATTGTGGCAATGAGGATACTCCTCAAAACAGtgtgaatttaatgaatatCGTAAGGGAATACCCTGCCAAATATACCTGTTGTAAAGTTCTTGATCACAAAGAGCCAGTTCCTACAGTATAATTTGATACTGGCTATGCTGCAGCCGTTCCTGCTCCTCAAAAATATATCGGACCCAGAATCGGTGACGTCTCTTGACACTTCCTCTCTGCCTTCTTCTTCGCAACAACTCCAACATAAGAAGTTGCACATGACGCAAAAACTAATTCTGCTTTTATTTTTGTGTCCTTTTCTTATGATGTGACGAGATCAAGTTGCGTAAAGCAATCATGCGTATGGAAAACAGGATCGCTAACACAAATGCAAAAAGTGACGGTGTTTGCGATCCAGCCAACACAAACTGTTTGCGACTATTTGCGACGTTGTTACGTGTACAGATGTATATGGAAAGACGTCATGTACTTGTTTAGAAATTTAATTTGGACCAATtacaatttatttcaaattaaaaaaaaaaaagaagtaaagtaaagtaaactcAATTTATTTAATGTCGGTAcaggtagttccttcagttatgaaactggtatcaatggaagccgaccgTGTGCCTTTTAGcaccctccctctgtcagtgctcacAGTTattcacggatatttaaagctatagctacacggatcaaaggaaagtggaaacagacgttgaagtcaccaagGCTCGAACTGGGGACTCCTAGCTCTGAAAgccgcactagccaactgagctacgcctgcaaatggttgtttttgaggagaggggaaaacaggagtacccaggaaaaacctctcaaagcagagtacagaaccaacatactcaacccacatatggcgtagaaTCTCGGAATtgatcccgggccacattggtagaaggcgagtgctctcaccactacgccagcccCGCTCGACTCAACAGTGCTCGTGAGCACTGTGGCCGCCGAATAATAATTGACTCCGAAAACCATTCAAGCATAAATTGCACAGATTGCtgtttgaaactattaaaaagaaaatcttatATGAGGGCAAGTCTCTCCTTTTGAATTTCCTTTATATCTAATTTAAGATATAATTTTCCAGCATTCCGCTGGTTTTGTGCTTCATGCATACAATGGGGTTTGAGGCTAAAATTTCAATGGCAAATAGCTCTAATCAAAGGAACAGCCTTTCCACAGACTTCGAAATGAGTAGTTTAGTTTTACGTAcggtttatttcttaatttactttatttcaTGTTTTCCATACTCCAGTGCTTTTGTGAGTTGCAAAGTTTTGGCAACGGTTCTGTGAGAATTGGCCTCAAGGTCACAAAAACTTTgcctttttgagaaaaatatgGGAAGCCTTTAACTCCAGCGTATTTGCGCCACTGTTGCGAGGATGGATATGAGAATATCAGTCAGAATGTTTACTAAACTAGCGCATGCTGTGTTTGCAAAtggggaatttttttttgtgatagtttttacaaatgaatgaaactgcGCATGATGAGACTGGCTAGtgcaaatttagatttggctAGTGAAATTAGATCTGATACTAGCCACTAGGCTAGTGAGCTGAAAAGTTAGTCTCGAGCCCCGCCCTTCATTTGTCTGGCAAAAACTAAATGTATATGGTTCTTTTTAGGTATAACTGTACTAAAACATATATTTTGTTTGAATGAGTGATTTGATAATTAACTTACCTGAGAGAAGATACACCAGATCCACCCACAATATCCTATAACAGGGCAAAGTATAAATCATTGGCAACTCTTATATCCCTactaaaaaaacattttataacATAAGACAAAAATTATTGATTATCCTGATAGGCGAGTGGTCCTGATACCGATAATTTATTCCCTCATTTTGCATCTATTAAACACAAAAACTCAGTCAGAAATTGTCAGTCTATATTTTCTCCAGACACACTCACTGCTTGTTTCTGGGATCCGGCGTTATGCTTGATTGAAGACACCAACTTATGCAGACGGCCCCGTGAGCAAAGCAGCTCATTGGAAGTCGCATTGGACAAATTAAAGGAACTTAAATCATGCGGCTCCTCTACAACTGGATGATCTCTGGAGATACTgaagaacaaagaaagaaataaaatagactaaataaagttaaattgaaaaaaagaaactaaactaTCCTTTGAACATTCCTTAGCTGGCTATTATACATTTTCGTCTCAACCAAAATGCATTATGATGTTGAGGGCTTGCATGCAGCGAGCAGACCACCTTGTCCACTCTCAAGGTTAAGAAGACTTTGTTTGCGTACCTATCCGACTTTTTCATCACCAACGAAGGAAGGTTGTGCTTAAGAGCACAAGATAAAGTCATTGACTAGATCACCATTTTGACGTTTGGCGTTTGGAGGAACGAAAAAAACAAGGCGTCTTCTCCCAACCAAAGAATGAAATCCCAAGTCACCTTGCTAACCCATATCTCATACCCAGGCCCTCTGTAACCTTCAGGTGACCGGAACGAGGGGAAGTACTTCATTATATAATTACCGGATCGAGAAGAGATTCTACAATGGCTCTTGGTCGGTTTATCACCCAGTCTTCGCTAAGATCCAACCCCGTTAGAGTTTGCGTTTTAGTATCATCAAGAGCAAGGTTTGTGTAgcgtttttgacaatttttttcataaaTCACGCATTTCAACCTCCGGAGACTTAGCTATGCATGGTTCGTTTGGTCATAAGGCTTTATTGACCTTTATTCCATGCCGTGCTGATTTAATGAACTATGAGGCTcagtaaattttaaattaattaatttatgaacACTTTAAATTTCATCatgattatttcttttttatttcttaattacATTTGGTGCTTCCTGGTTAGGTATAAGTTCCCCAGGGTCAATCAATTCAACTGGCttccaataatattattagaaaGAGATGATATattaagggcgctttccttttgtcagaactggccggctaGACCCATCGGTTTGCaaagaaaaggcaaaaatgTGAAGGAACACTTACATGATAATCccttgcattcttctggagaattaaaaaatatatcatcCTGTAAGTATGTTAATTTGAAAGCATTGttgagttagtccttccaaataccTGGTCTGGGCGGTCAGTTAGCACCCTAAGTTTAGGTGTAGTACATTTTGTCCTCTGTTATAAACGAAAGCATATAGAGCTAAACTTCATGGTTATTTGGCTCACGACTGCACATTTTCACAAAGTTTAGGTGTTCCCTGAGACTGCATGGTTTACACAGTGacattggggagtttaagatacCACAACGGCTATGGCGAAGAAAACGTCGCATCAAAATagaagtttgagctattctaagtatttcatgattattccatcttgtttatattataaaatatgGGCGACGTGTCCTATAACAGGATTGGTatggacggatttgaagtaaagagtgagactgaaagatttactgtagtttgcccacgttgtcgccaaaacctttaatttggtcatttcatgtaGTAGTTTTGAGGAGTACGGGAGA
This genomic interval carries:
- the LOC137978826 gene encoding uncharacterized protein isoform X1, which codes for MTLSCALKHNLPSLVMKKSDSISRDHPVVEEPHDLSSFNLSNATSNELLCSRGRLHKLVSSIKHNAGSQKQADIVGGSGVSSLSRKANRKGSPTKMTSHAAKEFNSFMLSKRKFKLQKGQTSINCTEVTSEYQSPEPQSTCTSGLGENAISCPNELPCAEVSPGSQMQSPILLNVNSLGNAVQLPVAPSPPLTLSSGLQPTLLFLVGSNGMPVSGEASSLASVLDPSSPFANALFFAQPITLNVVPQETSAREGVIEKALELANVQANQTQSDDHQPVHSSTELTVSESTLITPNVSCILQPCASANPLSSEHSYSTPGGTSQTLVLAQSVASGENVPIDNVSQSVTVQTSQGLQNQGFSDLPSFVEESKSEITHPEMASSAETENFDECPKMIYRKKSILIRELMTQTGGDPEVEILGERKVDYGDIVSGVQIDGAHIQRSLKGPATPRVRKFGCDKCDKKFFTNNDLRRHQTSHQDARPFICEQCQKGFRTSSELTIHKAIHVQEKQYKCEFCGKEFRTKGCIKSHIKYHIGDRRHKCTECDRAFVKSADLKRHIAGHRNDKKFVCDDCGSAFTRRDNLKAHRLLHTRESVVTCDLCSKEFINAVYLKRHMHIHKQAKKKPYECQWCPKTYEQLEGLRRHIRQHVGDEKYVCKDCGKKFITSIQLKRHMWLSHDQDSPYRRSIL
- the LOC137978826 gene encoding uncharacterized protein isoform X2, giving the protein MTLSCALKHNLPSLVMKKSDSISRDHPVVEEPHDLSSFNLSNATSNELLCSRGRLHKLVSSIKHNAGSQKQADIVGGSGVSSLRKANRKGSPTKMTSHAAKEFNSFMLSKRKFKLQKGQTSINCTEVTSEYQSPEPQSTCTSGLGENAISCPNELPCAEVSPGSQMQSPILLNVNSLGNAVQLPVAPSPPLTLSSGLQPTLLFLVGSNGMPVSGEASSLASVLDPSSPFANALFFAQPITLNVVPQETSAREGVIEKALELANVQANQTQSDDHQPVHSSTELTVSESTLITPNVSCILQPCASANPLSSEHSYSTPGGTSQTLVLAQSVASGENVPIDNVSQSVTVQTSQGLQNQGFSDLPSFVEESKSEITHPEMASSAETENFDECPKMIYRKKSILIRELMTQTGGDPEVEILGERKVDYGDIVSGVQIDGAHIQRSLKGPATPRVRKFGCDKCDKKFFTNNDLRRHQTSHQDARPFICEQCQKGFRTSSELTIHKAIHVQEKQYKCEFCGKEFRTKGCIKSHIKYHIGDRRHKCTECDRAFVKSADLKRHIAGHRNDKKFVCDDCGSAFTRRDNLKAHRLLHTRESVVTCDLCSKEFINAVYLKRHMHIHKQAKKKPYECQWCPKTYEQLEGLRRHIRQHVGDEKYVCKDCGKKFITSIQLKRHMWLSHDQDSPYRRSIL